In a single window of the Halalkalicoccus subterraneus genome:
- a CDS encoding 2-hydroxycarboxylate transporter family protein: MTELFGNEIHDTDSSIWSNDVAYGIPLYVYLPLLFVVLAAVYTGNLPNDMVGASAFLLVVAGLTVYIGDHLPIWRTWFGGGLVLCLVIGLAINYFGLIPSDAYQTVSTFLTEGSNMLDWFIAALIAGSILSMPRSYLMRALPIYAPSVLGGLGLAAGVVYVAGTILGFGGAQSILTVLIPVFGGGMGAGGIPLSEIYASGTGTGFDQMFSIIAPAIILGNMIGILVAAIAHRIGTIWPSLSGDGIVMPEEKWKPETGIETPDVSLTEETVVMGWVLAMVLLLLGYILGTWIPIHPFAIMILLTVGVKVAGVLPVRLEEGAGHFYDFMIAGFVGPLLLAIGMALIDIQVLVETLDPTYFLIVILAVLGGAVGAAIVGYLFGMFPIEAAICGGLCMVNMGGSGDVATLAAAERMELMAFAQMSSRLGGAMMLLVGQTAIGIWGSVLV; the protein is encoded by the coding sequence ATGACCGAATTATTTGGTAACGAGATCCACGACACGGACTCATCGATTTGGAGTAACGATGTCGCGTACGGAATCCCATTATACGTCTATCTCCCGTTGCTTTTCGTCGTCCTCGCCGCCGTCTATACGGGCAATCTCCCGAACGACATGGTCGGCGCAAGTGCCTTCCTGCTCGTCGTCGCGGGACTGACGGTTTACATCGGGGATCACCTCCCGATCTGGCGGACGTGGTTCGGCGGTGGTCTGGTGTTATGTCTAGTCATAGGGTTAGCGATCAACTACTTCGGGCTCATCCCGTCCGATGCTTATCAGACTGTCTCGACGTTCCTCACCGAGGGCTCGAACATGTTGGACTGGTTCATCGCGGCGCTGATCGCCGGCAGCATCCTTTCGATGCCGCGTTCGTATCTCATGCGTGCGCTCCCGATCTACGCACCCTCAGTTCTCGGTGGCTTAGGACTCGCCGCCGGGGTGGTCTATGTTGCCGGGACGATTCTCGGCTTCGGCGGTGCCCAATCGATTCTGACCGTCCTCATTCCCGTCTTCGGCGGCGGAATGGGTGCCGGCGGTATCCCGCTAAGCGAGATCTACGCGAGCGGCACAGGGACTGGATTCGACCAGATGTTCTCGATCATTGCGCCCGCGATCATCCTCGGCAATATGATCGGTATTCTTGTCGCCGCAATCGCCCATCGAATCGGCACGATCTGGCCGTCGCTCAGTGGAGACGGCATCGTCATGCCCGAAGAGAAGTGGAAGCCCGAGACCGGCATCGAGACGCCGGACGTCTCGCTCACCGAGGAGACGGTCGTGATGGGCTGGGTGCTCGCGATGGTACTGTTGCTGCTCGGCTACATCCTCGGCACGTGGATCCCGATCCACCCCTTTGCGATCATGATTCTGTTGACCGTCGGCGTGAAGGTCGCCGGTGTCCTTCCGGTGCGCTTGGAGGAGGGTGCAGGCCATTTCTACGACTTCATGATCGCCGGGTTCGTCGGCCCGCTGCTACTCGCTATCGGGATGGCGTTGATCGACATCCAGGTGCTCGTCGAGACGCTCGATCCGACGTACTTCCTGATCGTGATCCTTGCCGTTCTGGGCGGAGCCGTCGGCGCTGCTATCGTCGGCTATCTCTTCGGGATGTTCCCGATCGAGGCCGCTATCTGTGGCGGGCTCTGTATGGTGAACATGGGCGGCTCGGGTGACGTAGCAACGTTGGCCGCGGCCGAACGCATGGAGTTGATGGCGTTCGCACAGATGTCCTCACGGCTCGGCGGTGCAATGATGCTGCTTGTCGGCCAGACCGCGATCGGTATCTGGGGCAGCGTGTTGGTATAG